One genomic region from Dermacentor variabilis isolate Ectoservices chromosome 6, ASM5094787v1, whole genome shotgun sequence encodes:
- the LOC142586176 gene encoding uncharacterized protein LOC142586176 gives MLALLNDQETYVRLTRDPTLKVQRHFQTLLADVFRFVHSEHKFLYFKFLCHNGAAPALNGLPKVHKPNIPLRPVVDYTRSYLYKLSAYLHHFLAPLIGKSSTHVSYSCDFIEKVRDVSLDDDEVMVSLDVVSLFTSIPTDMAVEVCTSALESDRTLPDGSPIDVPDLKRLLYFCLGNTYFCFDKVFYSTKLHGLTGGSEIQRRGYIQGGYSDKLPPVEESRQY, from the exons ATGTTGGCCCTGCTTAATGACCAGGAAACCTACGTCCGGCTCACTCGGGACCCGACCTTGAAGGTTCAGAGGCACTTCCAGACTCTCCTGGCTGACGTGTTCCGCTTCGTACATTCCGAGCACAAGTTCTTGTACTTCAAGTTTCTCTGTCATAACGGTGCTGCACCTGCACTTAATGGCTTGCCGAAGGTTCACAAGCCTAACATCCCCCTGCGTCCAGTCGTCGACTACACCCGCTCCTATCTCTACAAATTGTCTGCATACCTGCACCACTTTCTGGCTCCACTCATCGGGAAGAGCTCCACGCATGTGAGCTACTCCTGCGACTTTATTGAAAAAGTACGCGACGTGTCTCTAGACGACGATGAGGTGATGGTTTCGTTAGACGTGGTGTCGCTGTTTACTTCAATTCCGACTGACATGGCTGTGGAAGTATGCACTTCTGCTTTAGAATCTGACAGGACTTTGCCAGACGGGTCACCCATTGACGTTCCCGACCTCAAGAGGCTCCTCTATTTTTGCCTTGGAAACACGTACTTCTGTTTCGACAAGGTCTTCTACAG TACGAAGTTGCACGGCCTGACAGGGGGCAGCGAAATTCAGCGCCGCGGATATATTCAAGGCGGCTACTCTGACAAACTGCCGCCTGTGGAAGAATCAAGGCAGTACTAA